In Siniperca chuatsi isolate FFG_IHB_CAS linkage group LG20, ASM2008510v1, whole genome shotgun sequence, the following proteins share a genomic window:
- the LOC122867629 gene encoding golgin subfamily A member 6-like protein 22, protein MDRRNENISMHESQISSLKQSLQLREEQVDVTQHQSKYDKIAARLEDFRNKRKKLSEQNDQTFKATSESQNSVQQQLHQRDNEILDLRKEKEGLSQKLTEARKKLWTQRAALVLSERAWQTKYEEKFRMELAEKQQTWEARVQQVEEENKELTEREQIWKTIVKQMEEENKELAEKQQNWEARVKQVEEENKEMTEREQIWKTIVKQMEEENKELAEKQQSWEARVQQVEEEHKELEEEEDIKQKEKAEMKKKAKEEEKQKKEMKKKAKEEKVEMKRKEKEEKKQKKEMKK, encoded by the coding sequence ATGGATAGAAGAAACGAGAACATCTCTATGCATGAGTCACAGATCTCTTCCCTCAAGCAAAGTCTCCAACTCCGGGAGGAGCAGGTGGATGTCACCCAGCACCAGAGCAAGTACGACAAGATAGCTGCAAGACTGGAGGATTttagaaacaaaagaaaaaaactctcAGAGCAAAACGATCAGACGTTCAAGGCGACGTCAGAGAGCCAGAATAGcgtccagcagcagctccaccagAGGGACAATGAAATCCTGGATCtgaggaaggagaaggagggtCTCTCTCAGAAGCTCACGGAGGCCAGAAAAAAGCTGTGGACTCAAAGAGCTGCACTTGTCCTGAGCGAGAGAGCTTGGCAGACAAAGTACGAGGAGAAGTTCAGGATGGAGCTGGCCGAGAAACAACAGACCTGGGAAGCCAGAGTACAACAGGTGGAGGAAGAGAATAAAGAACTGACCGAGAGAGAACAGATCTGGAAGACCATAGTAAaacagatggaggaagagaatAAAGAACTGGCTGAGAAACAACAGAACTGGGAAGCCAGAGTAAAACAGGTGGAGGAAGAGAATAAAGAAATGACCGAGAGAGAACAAATCTGGAAGACCATAGTAAaacagatggaggaagagaatAAAGAACTGGCTGAGAAACAACAGAGCTGGGAAGCCAGAGTACAACAGGTGGAGGAAGAGCATAAagaactggaggaggaggaggacatcaaacagaaagaaaaggcagagatgaaaaagaaagcaaaggaggaggagaagcagaagaaggagatgaaaaagaaagcaaaggaagaaaaggtggagatgaaaaggaaagaaaaggaggagaagaagcagaaaaaggagatgaaaaag
- the LOC122868022 gene encoding uncharacterized protein LOC122868022 isoform X2, translated as MDVHLCVLLIFTGLTGIHSITTVSEVSVKAGRSISIPCLYQSYYTPHVKYLCEGYNWLSCSYAVKTNQPSRPGKFSISDDKQQRIFTVTINDLTVSNKHFWCAVEIKDGPDDRKFFQLSVTRDGFGLFVDHQEVTGFNGDDATIHCHYTISGEMQWCRLGGPCVKRPSGSIDGTRVTINKNVSNVFTVTMSGLRAESGGWYLCAKGNLQMPVHVTVKERPSTTTRTTTRCLTTFSSTPEPVDPTSVFASEASTTVQAGYHSASIYQLSFMMPLSLLIFIVMVASFIWFMLKRHKQTKAQSSAATEVTEAEREVTYSAVKHVRKTLDKVETKEEDVTYSTLAHQ; from the exons ATGGATGTTCATCTCTGCGTTCTTCTCATCTTCACTGGACTCACAG GAATTCACAGCATAACTACAGTCAGTGAAGTGTCAGTGAAGGCTGGGCGCTCCATCTCTATCCCATGTCTCTATCAGTCATATTACACACCCCATGTGAAATACTTGTGTGAAGGATATAATTGGTTGAGCTGCTCCTACGCAGTTAAAACAAATCAACCAAGCCGTCCAGGAAAGTTTTCAATCTCCGATGACAAACAGCAAAGAATCTTCACTGTGACAATTAATGATCTGACGGTTTCTAACAAACATTTCTGGTGTGCTGTGGAGATAAAGGACGGGCCAGATGACAGGAAGTTTTttcagctgtcagtcaccagaG ATGGCTTTGGACTCTTTGTGGATCATCAGGAGGTTACAGGATTTAATGGGGATGATGCAACCATCCATTGTCACTATACTATCTCTGGAGAAATGCAGTGGTGCAGGCTGGGAGGGCCGTGTGTGAAGAGGCCGTCTGGATCAATAGATGGAACAAGAGTGACCATCAACAAAAATGTCTCCAATGTTTTTACTGTGACTATGAGTGGACTGAGGGCAGAGAGCGGAGGCTGGTATTTATGTGCCAAAGGAAACCTACAGATGCCAGTGCATGTAACTGTTAAAGAGAGACCCAGCACTA CAACACGTACAACAACAAGATGTTTAACCACCTTTTCATCCACTCCTGAACCTGTGGATCCCACTTCTGTCTTTGCATCTGAGGCATCTACCACAGTTCAGGCTGGCTACCACAG TGCTTCCATTTACCAGCTGAGTTTCATGATGCCTTTGAGTTTGTTGATCTTCATTGTGATGGTGGCCTCATTCATCTGGTTTATGTTGAAAAGACACA AGCAGACCAAAGCACAATCATCAGCTGCAACAGAGGTAACAGAG GCTGAACGGGAAGTAACATACAGTGCTGTAAAGCACGTGAGAAAAACTCTTGACAAG GTTGAGACTAAAGAGGAAGATGTTACATACAGCACATTGGCTCACCAAtaa
- the LOC122868022 gene encoding uncharacterized protein LOC122868022 isoform X1, whose amino-acid sequence MDVHLCVLLIFTGLTGIHSITTVSEVSVKAGRSISIPCLYQSYYTPHVKYLCEGYNWLSCSYAVKTNQPSRPGKFSISDDKQQRIFTVTINDLTVSNKHFWCAVEIKDGPDDRKFFQLSVTRDGFGLFVDHQEVTGFNGDDATIHCHYTISGEMQWCRLGGPCVKRPSGSIDGTRVTINKNVSNVFTVTMSGLRAESGGWYLCAKGNLQMPVHVTVKERPSTTTRTTTRCLTTFSSTPEPVDPTSVFASEASTTVQAGYHSASIYQLSFMMPLSLLIFIVMVASFIWFMLKRHKQTKAQSSAATEVTEAEREVTYSAVKHVRKTLDKVTIVSLCRAVLSAEQRCAITDGYLIFLLDQNHPHMQYYLNHYVGFDLA is encoded by the exons ATGGATGTTCATCTCTGCGTTCTTCTCATCTTCACTGGACTCACAG GAATTCACAGCATAACTACAGTCAGTGAAGTGTCAGTGAAGGCTGGGCGCTCCATCTCTATCCCATGTCTCTATCAGTCATATTACACACCCCATGTGAAATACTTGTGTGAAGGATATAATTGGTTGAGCTGCTCCTACGCAGTTAAAACAAATCAACCAAGCCGTCCAGGAAAGTTTTCAATCTCCGATGACAAACAGCAAAGAATCTTCACTGTGACAATTAATGATCTGACGGTTTCTAACAAACATTTCTGGTGTGCTGTGGAGATAAAGGACGGGCCAGATGACAGGAAGTTTTttcagctgtcagtcaccagaG ATGGCTTTGGACTCTTTGTGGATCATCAGGAGGTTACAGGATTTAATGGGGATGATGCAACCATCCATTGTCACTATACTATCTCTGGAGAAATGCAGTGGTGCAGGCTGGGAGGGCCGTGTGTGAAGAGGCCGTCTGGATCAATAGATGGAACAAGAGTGACCATCAACAAAAATGTCTCCAATGTTTTTACTGTGACTATGAGTGGACTGAGGGCAGAGAGCGGAGGCTGGTATTTATGTGCCAAAGGAAACCTACAGATGCCAGTGCATGTAACTGTTAAAGAGAGACCCAGCACTA CAACACGTACAACAACAAGATGTTTAACCACCTTTTCATCCACTCCTGAACCTGTGGATCCCACTTCTGTCTTTGCATCTGAGGCATCTACCACAGTTCAGGCTGGCTACCACAG TGCTTCCATTTACCAGCTGAGTTTCATGATGCCTTTGAGTTTGTTGATCTTCATTGTGATGGTGGCCTCATTCATCTGGTTTATGTTGAAAAGACACA AGCAGACCAAAGCACAATCATCAGCTGCAACAGAGGTAACAGAG GCTGAACGGGAAGTAACATACAGTGCTGTAAAGCACGTGAGAAAAACTCTTGACAAGGTAACCATTGTGTCCCTTTGCAGAGCAGTGTTGTCTGCAGAACAACGCTGTGCCATTACAGATGGCTACCTAATATTTCTGTTAGATCAAAATCACCCTCATATGCAATATTATCTTAACCATTATGTAGGATTTGATTTAGCATGA